The genomic region TCGAGCGGAATGCAAGAATCGAAAAATAATGTTATGGTTGAAATGATAAACCTGGTTAAAAGGATAGAAGAAAAGTCAGAAAGAGAGTTCGAGTGTGTGTCAATGCTTCAGTGGTCCCTGTCTAATGTGATGTCTCTGGATGTAAGCTAAACCAGTACTTTATAAATACCTAAATACTAAAAGGAACGAGCTGGACGGGATCTTGCTTTTAATATTGGCAATCATATTTAGTGCAGTATTCTTTGAGCTTCACAGAATGTCGGACGTTGTATTTTCAAAaccattatattatattatattaatattgtTACTCCCATACACGTGCATTGACAGGGTGTGCTATCACCTTAACCATACGGAAAGGGTGTATCATTTGTGACTAGATTGTCCTAAAGCAGGGAACAGTgcataaaatgcaataaaaatgtaaaccTTCTTAAAATGCTGATGATTATTCCCGTTTAGTGCACAATTTGGCATACGTTTTACTATTATCTTGTTAATGTcatgaatgatttaaaaaaagaatgtttaattcatgttttttcatcattttcttacTCGTTGTACGACTTTATCCCatttttaaaaggaacatgataaatgttttagaattttcaaacctgaagtaaaacaaaatataaaacgtACGGTAATCCGGTTTTATGTCAAAGCTATAAGGTAACCTAATCTCTATAGCATGCTTTGGGGAAAATTTAGTATCCACACCTTTGTGtccatttgataaaaataaaaatacgtaCTGACTTAAGTAAACTTTCAAAACATGCTGGAAACAAAACCCTAACGCAATATTCCATGTACTGATTTCGGTAACACTATCATCGCCATATGTGCAAAACGCGAAATGACATTAAGGCGATACTGAAGCACTGCATTGTTGTGATGCATTGTTAAACATcggatgatattaaaaaaaatgaagacaaatgcCAAAAATTTGGCCAAATTGTATatcttttgatttttcaaaattatcaaagtAACATCTCGATCTTTTGTGGGGTATTAATCAGCATGTTTAAACATTCTGTTGTATTTGCAGTTGTGTGGAAAGACACTTGACGATAATGATCCAGATAGCAATTTGTTTTGGGACCACGTTCGGggaaatgatttctttttaaacgCCTATGTTAATTTTATCATGGCAACATTGCCATTCCTCCGTTACCTACCTGGAAAATATGGCGACATGTTTCGCAAAGGAAAGAAGGCAAACGCAAAAATTGCTAAGAGATATTTCTACGATATGAAGGTTTGGTCATTGAGTATTCAACAAGTTTGTCTAATGATTATTATAAGAATTTTTCTGGATCTTTTTCACATATGTTAGATTCGTGTAGTTGTTACATGCCATGAATTTACAACAATAGCGATAATTATGCTAACACACTGTGCTATTACGTGAAAGAAAGATATGCACGTTATACAACATTTATATTAGCAATAATTTATAACTCATGAAAGAAATACAATTGCAAGCGATATCTTCTTTCAGAAAACGTATGTCTATGGCCAAAAGCGAGGGATCGTAGATTATTTCTTGGAAGAACAAGAAAATCAAATGCACTTGAACACTGAATTTTTCTTTACTGACGACAGAATAATTGCTCAGCTGGTAGAGACAATAGATGCCGGTAATGTATATAACATTTCTCTTAGTTTATACCATTTATAGACTTTTCCTTAACATCATGCTTTCAATCTAAAACTttacttttaattgtttattattacGCATTTTACCACTGTTTTAATTTCACACGTTTTAAATGAAAACTTCAAGCAAAAGTTTACCTTTCTAAATATGATCGCAAttgcttcattatttttttataaaaaaagttgcactgtgttttaatttgataaaatgttgataCATGTATAATTACATGTGTTACGCTTTAAAAGGATCTCATCAATTTTGATTCTAGGTATGGCAACAACGTGGTCGGCCCTCGCTAATACAATGCTGGTTTTGTTGAACTACCCTCAGTATCAAACAGCAATCCAAGATGAACTGGATATGGTGATTGGTCGTGACAGGTTACCAACTTTTGCGGACAGGGAAAACTGTAATTTTTTCCTAGCGTTTGAAATGGAAGTCCATCGGTATGCGACTGTGGCTCCGCTTACCTTACCTCGCCTTTG from Mercenaria mercenaria strain notata unplaced genomic scaffold, MADL_Memer_1 contig_3383, whole genome shotgun sequence harbors:
- the LOC128553013 gene encoding cytochrome P450 2C70-like — protein: MLFEFLCILFGIATFYTLMKKEKLRGEIINGPKGLPILGNILEINNETIHFKFMEYALQFGEIFRFKMLTDNVIVLNSENIIRKAFGGEKYKRYFGDRRAMFYGEHFRCHNQSLAFAASGSDLFYRTTRKSYVQALHSSGMQESKNNVMVEMINLVKRIEEKSEREFECVSMLQWSLSNVMSLDLCGKTLDDNDPDSNLFWDHVRGNDFFLNAYVNFIMATLPFLRYLPGKYGDMFRKGKKANAKIAKRYFYDMKKTYVYGQKRGIVDYFLEEQENQMHLNTEFFFTDDRIIAQLVETIDAGMATTWSALANTMLVLLNYPQYQTAIQDELDMVIGRDRLPTFADRENCNFFLAFEMEVHRYATVAPLTLPRLCREHIEFEGYDIPADST